A window of Prosthecobacter sp. SYSU 5D2 contains these coding sequences:
- a CDS encoding sigma-70 family RNA polymerase sigma factor, producing the protein MPASTAPDPGEVPDSDLVKRCQAGDTRAFDVLVNRYRGRIYAMTYHMIQNETEAWDLAQEAFIKAWRALPRFKLDSSFYTWLYRIAHNVTYDWLRKKKIQGDGEFDDSRTEHKIAAGAEAVPRGDDAPDTAMNNAELGERIRAAIAQLSPDHRQVILLREVEGMQYEEIAATIPCSLGTVMSRLFYARKKLQEMLKDTYENAI; encoded by the coding sequence ATGCCCGCCTCCACTGCGCCTGATCCTGGCGAAGTCCCGGACTCCGACCTGGTCAAGCGCTGCCAGGCGGGCGACACGCGGGCATTTGATGTCCTTGTGAACCGTTACCGGGGAAGGATATACGCGATGACTTACCACATGATCCAGAACGAGACCGAGGCCTGGGACCTCGCGCAGGAGGCCTTCATCAAGGCCTGGCGCGCGCTGCCGCGGTTCAAACTGGATTCGAGTTTCTACACCTGGCTCTACCGGATCGCCCATAACGTGACCTATGACTGGCTGCGGAAGAAGAAGATCCAGGGCGACGGGGAGTTTGATGATTCCCGCACGGAGCACAAGATCGCCGCCGGGGCGGAGGCCGTGCCGCGAGGGGATGATGCGCCGGATACGGCCATGAACAATGCGGAACTGGGGGAGCGCATCCGCGCCGCCATCGCCCAGCTCAGCCCGGACCACCGGCAGGTCATCCTGCTGCGCGAGGTGGAAGGCATGCAGTATGAGGAAATCGCCGCCACCATCCCGTGCTCCCTGGGCACGGTGATGAGCCGCCTTTTTTACGCCCGAAAGAAACTCCAGGAAATGCTGAAGGACACTTATGAAAACGCCATCTGA
- a CDS encoding RidA family protein, protein MSYQKNAEAQGITFEKQTPGYLNLCIKSGNQLITSGHVSDLKGKLGDGTSVDDGYKAARNCMEKILKSVWNTHGTLDGLRVIKVLGCVNSTLDFTDQHLVINGASDLLHVIFGKEGDGYHARSALGFAQLPTGAAVEVEAIFEIVS, encoded by the coding sequence ATGTCCTACCAAAAAAACGCCGAAGCCCAGGGAATCACCTTTGAAAAGCAGACTCCTGGCTACCTGAACCTCTGCATCAAATCGGGCAACCAGCTCATCACGTCCGGTCACGTCAGTGATCTTAAAGGCAAGCTGGGCGATGGCACCAGTGTGGATGACGGTTACAAAGCCGCCCGCAACTGCATGGAGAAGATCCTGAAATCCGTCTGGAACACCCACGGCACCCTGGACGGCCTGCGAGTGATCAAGGTGCTCGGCTGCGTGAATTCCACCCTGGACTTCACGGACCAGCATCTGGTCATCAATGGCGCGTCAGATCTGCTGCACGTCATATTTGGCAAAGAGGGTGACGGTTACCATGCCCGCAGCGCCCTGGGGTTTGCCCAGCTGCCCACCGGTGCAGCGGTGGAGGTGGAGGCGATTTTCGAAATCGTCAGCTAA
- a CDS encoding HAD family hydrolase yields the protein MRYAFFDLDHTLLPFDTQTLFCNYVLHRHPWRIVLHAWFVPFALGRAVGLVDTALAKRAFLSYLWGMKRAHLRRLARDFAHDCVDTWIYPELRAEILRHKHQGRKLVLNTASPDFYAEEIAAVLDFDHCVATGFKIGTIVPLRPPLTTTNNKREVKIAAMKAAIPGVAALTDEQRFHCWAYSDSAADIPLLEFCGNRILVHPSSGLRKHFPEHDVTVITPRRPYWGKVGDMLASLRQIFGLHGERGPAR from the coding sequence ATGCGATACGCCTTTTTCGACCTCGACCACACCCTGCTGCCTTTTGATACGCAGACGCTGTTCTGCAACTACGTCCTGCACCGGCATCCCTGGCGGATCGTTTTGCACGCCTGGTTTGTGCCATTTGCCCTGGGCAGGGCTGTGGGGCTGGTGGATACTGCCCTGGCCAAGCGGGCCTTCCTGTCCTATCTCTGGGGCATGAAGCGGGCGCACCTGCGGCGCCTGGCGCGTGACTTTGCCCATGATTGTGTGGACACCTGGATCTATCCGGAACTGCGCGCGGAGATCCTCCGGCACAAGCATCAGGGCCGCAAGCTGGTGCTGAACACGGCCAGTCCGGACTTTTATGCCGAGGAGATCGCCGCCGTTCTGGACTTTGACCATTGCGTGGCCACCGGCTTCAAAATCGGCACCATCGTGCCTCTCCGCCCCCCCCTGACGACCACGAATAACAAAAGAGAGGTAAAGATTGCCGCCATGAAGGCCGCCATTCCTGGAGTGGCGGCCCTGACGGATGAGCAGCGCTTCCACTGCTGGGCCTACAGCGACAGTGCCGCTGACATCCCCCTGCTGGAGTTCTGTGGCAACCGCATCCTGGTGCATCCAAGCAGCGGCTTGCGGAAACACTTCCCGGAGCATGATGTAACGGTCATCACCCCACGCCGCCCGTATTGGGGAAAGGTGGGGGACATGCTGGCCTCCCTTCGCCAGATCTTCGGGCTGCATGGTGAGCGTGGACCTGCGCGGTAG
- a CDS encoding bifunctional SulP family inorganic anion transporter/carbonic anhydrase: MTTINPLSPKTVPRDLLAGLVVFLVALPLCLGVALASNAPLFSGILAGIVGGLLVGVLSGSHTSVSGPAAGLTAVVAAQIGNLGTFEAFLVAVVLAGVIQIVLGIFKAGFIAAFFPSSVIKGLLAAIGVILILKQIPHVVGHDADPMGNKSFLQADNENTFTELGAALFDIQPGAALVGILSLLLMIFWERIKVLKKSPIPAPLVVVIFGVVLSLFLRTFGSYWTIETSHLVQVPVSNSPQEFFSFLTYPDFSALSNPAVYMAAITIAIVASLETLLNLDAVDKLDPEQRSSPPNRELLAQGVGNLAVGLIGGLPMTSVIVRSSVNINAGVKTKLSAIFHGVLLLSCVMFVPTMLNEIPLSALAAILLMTGLKLASPKLLKQMWSEGRTQFLPFIITVVAIVLTDLLVGILIGLAVAIGFILHSNMRRPLRKVMEKHATGDVLRIELANQVSFFTRATLEETLRSVPRGGHVLLDARNTDYIDPDIMDLIRDFRDTTASVHGVEVSFMGFKDKYPQLEDRIQFVDFSSRDVQSALTPQRVLEIFQQGNERFRNGTRLTRDLGKQVGSTAAGQFPMAVVLSCIDSRTPTELVFDLGLGDIFSVRIAGNIARDKVLGSMEYSCAVAGAKLVLVMGHTSCGAVNAAVDLICSNKTAAEATGCVNLDSLITEIQKSVDMGTCKQPDKWLDGEKQAYANEVSRRNVLRTMRKIRERSSTLDGLVREGKIAIVGGMYDVSTGQVSFFQTPESSQAPLPVAMVTMV; this comes from the coding sequence ATGACGACCATCAATCCCCTCTCTCCAAAAACTGTGCCCCGCGATCTCCTCGCCGGCCTTGTGGTCTTTCTTGTGGCGCTGCCGCTTTGTCTCGGGGTAGCACTGGCCTCCAATGCTCCGCTTTTCTCCGGGATTCTGGCCGGGATTGTGGGGGGGCTGCTGGTGGGCGTTTTAAGCGGATCCCATACCAGCGTCAGCGGCCCTGCTGCCGGCCTGACGGCGGTGGTGGCGGCACAGATCGGCAACCTGGGAACGTTTGAGGCCTTCCTGGTCGCCGTGGTTCTGGCCGGGGTCATCCAGATTGTGCTTGGCATCTTCAAAGCAGGTTTTATCGCCGCTTTCTTCCCGTCCAGCGTGATCAAAGGGCTGCTGGCCGCCATCGGGGTGATTCTGATCTTGAAGCAGATTCCGCATGTGGTCGGTCATGATGCCGACCCGATGGGCAACAAATCCTTCCTCCAGGCTGACAACGAAAACACGTTTACCGAGCTGGGAGCAGCCTTGTTTGACATTCAGCCAGGAGCCGCCCTGGTGGGCATCCTGTCGCTCCTGTTGATGATCTTTTGGGAGAGAATCAAAGTTCTCAAAAAATCTCCGATTCCAGCCCCGCTGGTCGTCGTGATCTTCGGCGTCGTGCTCAGCCTCTTCCTGCGCACCTTCGGCAGCTACTGGACTATCGAAACCAGCCATCTGGTGCAGGTTCCCGTGTCAAACAGTCCTCAGGAATTCTTCAGTTTTCTGACTTATCCCGATTTCAGCGCTCTGAGCAATCCGGCGGTTTACATGGCGGCCATTACCATTGCAATCGTGGCTTCCTTGGAAACCCTGCTCAATCTTGACGCGGTGGACAAACTGGACCCTGAGCAGCGGAGCAGCCCCCCCAACCGTGAACTGCTGGCACAGGGCGTGGGCAATCTGGCCGTGGGTCTCATCGGCGGACTGCCGATGACGAGTGTCATCGTCCGCAGCTCGGTCAACATAAACGCTGGGGTAAAGACCAAGCTGAGTGCCATCTTCCATGGTGTGCTACTCCTGAGCTGCGTTATGTTTGTGCCGACCATGCTGAATGAGATCCCCCTCTCAGCCCTGGCGGCCATCCTTCTGATGACCGGTCTGAAACTGGCCAGCCCGAAACTGCTGAAACAGATGTGGAGCGAAGGCCGCACCCAGTTCCTGCCGTTCATCATCACGGTCGTGGCCATCGTCCTCACCGACCTCCTGGTCGGGATCCTCATCGGCCTCGCCGTGGCCATCGGCTTTATTCTGCACAGCAACATGCGCCGCCCGCTGCGGAAGGTCATGGAAAAACATGCCACCGGCGATGTGCTGCGCATCGAGCTGGCCAACCAAGTGAGCTTCTTCACCCGGGCCACACTGGAAGAAACTCTGCGCAGTGTGCCCCGCGGCGGCCACGTCCTGCTGGATGCACGCAACACAGACTACATTGACCCGGACATCATGGACCTGATCCGGGATTTCCGCGATACCACCGCATCGGTTCACGGGGTGGAAGTCAGCTTCATGGGCTTCAAGGACAAGTATCCACAGCTTGAAGACCGCATCCAGTTTGTGGATTTCAGCAGCCGGGACGTGCAGAGCGCCCTTACCCCCCAGCGCGTGCTGGAAATCTTTCAGCAGGGCAACGAGCGCTTCCGTAACGGCACCCGCCTGACCCGTGATCTGGGCAAGCAGGTGGGCTCAACGGCCGCCGGCCAGTTCCCGATGGCGGTGGTGCTGAGCTGCATTGACTCCCGCACCCCCACAGAACTCGTCTTTGACCTCGGTCTGGGGGATATCTTCAGCGTCCGCATCGCTGGCAACATCGCCCGCGACAAGGTGCTGGGCAGCATGGAATACAGCTGTGCCGTGGCCGGGGCCAAGCTGGTGCTGGTGATGGGCCATACCTCTTGCGGGGCGGTGAATGCAGCTGTGGACCTTATTTGCAGCAATAAAACAGCCGCCGAAGCGACCGGCTGTGTGAACCTGGACTCCCTGATCACAGAGATCCAGAAGTCCGTGGACATGGGCACCTGCAAGCAGCCTGACAAATGGCTGGACGGAGAGAAACAGGCCTATGCCAATGAAGTCTCCCGCCGCAATGTGCTGCGCACGATGCGCAAAATCCGGGAACGGAGCAGCACCCTGGACGGGCTGGTGCGCGAAGGCAAAATTGCCATTGTCGGTGGGATGTATGACGTTTCCACCGGTCAGGTCTCTTTCTTCCAGACTCCGGAGTCCAGCCAGGCTCCGCTGCCAGTCGCCATGGTCACGATGGTCTGA
- a CDS encoding mannose-1-phosphate guanylyltransferase, which translates to MSQPASPSRYALILAGGSGQRFWPVSRDALPKQLLKLFGGKTLLEMTVERLEGVVPKENIVILTNRQQEAAVRALLPQLPAENIIAEPEKRDTAPAIALGVGWVVARDPGATMMVLPADHLIQNTAEFQKVLLCAAQAAESASSLVTVGIKPTWACPSYGYVERGKRTSVLGVSDVAIYEVARFREKPNPDLAEHFIAQGNFTWNAGMFIWTIPAIFSELSRHCPALADFVSELRGSKDFNATVMRQFSKLPKLSIDYALMERASRVLNIEATFDWDDVGNWTSVGKYLKTDADNNQHNCALSQLDAADNLVFTQTGQHVALLGVQDLIIVSSKDALLITSRAHAENIKKLADQLPKELH; encoded by the coding sequence ATGAGCCAGCCTGCCTCACCCTCACGATATGCCCTCATTTTAGCAGGGGGCAGCGGACAACGTTTTTGGCCCGTCAGCCGGGATGCCCTGCCCAAGCAGCTTCTGAAACTGTTCGGCGGGAAAACCCTGCTGGAGATGACGGTGGAGCGTCTTGAGGGTGTTGTCCCGAAGGAAAACATCGTCATTCTGACCAACAGGCAGCAGGAGGCGGCGGTGCGTGCCCTGCTGCCGCAGCTTCCTGCGGAAAACATCATCGCCGAGCCGGAAAAACGTGATACGGCCCCTGCGATCGCCCTGGGCGTCGGCTGGGTCGTGGCGCGGGATCCTGGTGCCACCATGATGGTGTTGCCTGCGGACCACCTGATCCAAAACACGGCGGAATTTCAAAAAGTGCTTCTTTGCGCCGCCCAGGCGGCGGAATCCGCCAGCAGCCTGGTCACGGTGGGCATCAAACCCACCTGGGCCTGCCCCAGCTACGGGTATGTGGAGCGGGGAAAACGCACTTCCGTGCTCGGCGTCAGCGATGTCGCCATCTACGAAGTGGCCCGCTTCCGTGAAAAGCCCAATCCGGATCTGGCGGAGCACTTCATTGCCCAGGGAAATTTCACCTGGAATGCCGGCATGTTCATCTGGACCATCCCTGCCATTTTCAGCGAGCTTTCCCGCCATTGTCCGGCCCTGGCGGATTTTGTTTCAGAGCTGCGCGGCTCCAAGGATTTCAATGCTACCGTGATGCGGCAGTTTTCCAAGCTGCCCAAGCTCTCCATTGACTATGCGCTCATGGAGCGCGCTTCACGGGTGCTGAACATCGAGGCCACCTTTGACTGGGATGACGTGGGCAACTGGACATCCGTGGGCAAGTATCTGAAAACGGATGCGGATAACAACCAGCACAACTGTGCGCTGTCCCAGCTGGATGCGGCGGACAATCTGGTTTTCACCCAGACCGGCCAGCATGTGGCGCTCCTCGGTGTGCAGGATCTCATTATTGTATCGTCCAAGGACGCTCTGCTGATCACCTCAAGGGCGCATGCGGAAAACATCAAGAAACTGGCGGACCAGCTTCCCAAGGAACTGCACTAA
- a CDS encoding potassium channel protein - like protein, whose translation MSAPEKVLSAPPPAAPLRHGVMLVVALLFLLLVAIVLPHGDSGDSFREAARLHPAYLTVLLGAWAFIALESLAGLFLAADAWPARLKRLLLITLLPPIRMTTATSTPPGWLWLPGAGWRPTGPKTTERLEQKLALPMLFLTLLVLPVLGAELGAGEALDKRPTWALAVHLTTCLIWIGFVAEFVWMISATPQKLGYCLRHWINLVIILLPLLAFLRVLAVFRFARFFRAGKLLRAYRLRTLNSRLLRLALLFNLFERIQQRNPEKYCTSLEKKIAELEAELTGMKEKLEAFRVKKAD comes from the coding sequence ATGAGCGCTCCCGAAAAGGTCCTTTCCGCGCCCCCACCCGCAGCCCCCCTGCGTCACGGGGTCATGCTCGTCGTCGCGCTGCTGTTTCTGCTGCTGGTCGCCATCGTCCTGCCGCATGGGGACAGCGGGGACAGTTTTCGGGAGGCGGCGCGGCTGCACCCGGCTTATCTCACGGTCCTGCTGGGTGCCTGGGCCTTCATCGCACTGGAAAGCCTGGCCGGCCTATTTTTGGCGGCAGATGCTTGGCCTGCGCGGCTGAAGCGCCTGCTGCTGATCACCCTCCTGCCGCCGATCCGCATGACCACGGCCACCAGCACGCCGCCCGGCTGGCTGTGGCTGCCCGGTGCCGGCTGGCGGCCCACCGGCCCGAAAACAACGGAACGCCTGGAGCAAAAGCTGGCCCTGCCGATGCTCTTCCTGACCCTTCTGGTTCTCCCCGTATTGGGAGCTGAACTGGGCGCCGGGGAGGCTTTGGATAAGCGGCCCACCTGGGCCCTGGCAGTGCATCTGACCACCTGCCTCATCTGGATCGGTTTCGTGGCTGAGTTTGTCTGGATGATCTCCGCCACACCGCAAAAGCTGGGCTACTGCCTGCGCCACTGGATCAATCTCGTCATCATCCTGCTGCCGCTCCTGGCCTTCCTCCGGGTCCTGGCCGTTTTCCGCTTCGCCCGCTTTTTCCGCGCGGGAAAACTGCTCCGTGCTTACCGCCTGCGCACCTTGAACAGCCGGTTGCTAAGATTGGCCCTGCTGTTTAACCTCTTCGAGCGCATTCAGCAGCGCAACCCGGAGAAATACTGCACTTCTTTGGAGAAGAAGATTGCAGAACTGGAAGCGGAGCTGACCGGTATGAAGGAGAAGCTGGAGGCCTTTCGCGTCAAGAAAGCGGATTGA
- a CDS encoding 16S rRNA (uracil(1498)-N(3))-methyltransferase, with translation MSLSRFYLPAADWQPETLTLGGDEAAHCARVLRRQVGDAVEVFDGEGRVAQAEITAVSKSSVALRITSEKRHDPLPFRIHLLPAMIKAEPFEWLLEKAVELGATSIQPILTERCIVHLAGEHLEKKMLKWQRHMIESAKQCHTPFITRLEKPRPFAQVIAGLPANSLKILPALSEHSRTLHGIAAGHQEACIAIGPEGDFTAAEEALAQQQGFIPVTLGPLILRAETAAISSLAVLGHEFSGG, from the coding sequence GATGAAGCCGCCCACTGTGCCCGCGTGCTGCGCCGCCAGGTGGGTGATGCGGTGGAGGTCTTCGATGGCGAAGGCCGGGTTGCCCAGGCAGAAATCACCGCCGTGAGCAAGAGCAGCGTAGCCCTGCGCATCACCTCGGAAAAACGGCATGATCCCCTGCCCTTCCGCATTCATCTGCTGCCCGCGATGATCAAGGCCGAGCCCTTCGAGTGGCTGCTGGAAAAGGCCGTGGAGTTGGGTGCCACCAGCATTCAGCCCATCCTCACTGAGCGCTGCATCGTGCATCTGGCCGGAGAGCATCTGGAAAAGAAGATGCTCAAATGGCAGCGGCACATGATCGAGTCCGCCAAACAGTGCCACACCCCCTTCATCACCCGCCTGGAAAAACCCCGCCCCTTTGCCCAGGTGATCGCCGGCCTGCCCGCAAACAGCCTTAAAATCCTGCCCGCCCTCAGCGAGCACAGCCGAACTCTCCACGGCATCGCTGCCGGGCATCAGGAAGCCTGCATCGCCATCGGCCCGGAGGGTGACTTCACTGCTGCCGAGGAAGCTTTGGCCCAGCAGCAGGGGTTCATTCCAGTGACGCTTGGCCCCTTGATTCTCAGGGCGGAGACGGCGGCCATTTCAAGCTTGGCGGTGTTGGGGCATGAGTTCTCAGGCGGATAA
- a CDS encoding valine--tRNA ligase, translated as MPELPKTYTPSEAEERWYQRWLDDKCFEANPARVSEKRPAYSIVIPPPNVTGVLHMGHVLNNTIQDILCRHARMMGKEVLWLPGTDHAGLATQNVVEKTLKKQGVIKHRDDLGREKLIEKIWEWKDKQGDIIIQQLKKLGASCDWSRQRFTFDEDYNRCVMQVFVDLYKKGLIYRGKRMVNWCPSSLTALSDEEVEMKQQNGFMYHFKVQVVEEPDTWLTIATTRPETIPGDTAVAVNPNDERYKHLIGKHIRRPLPLENQAPIPIVGDEHVDFEFGTGVLKVTPAHDKADFEIGQRHGLEIIDILHPNAVLNDLAGKDLAGLERFEGRKKAVELLKEMEALIKEEPHQNNVGYSERAGVPIEPRLSEQWFLKYPSVKESQDVVAKGEMKFYPDRWAKVYDHWMGGLQDWCISRQVWWGHRVPVWYRKNDESRMTNDEKSDSSFVIPHSSLSDADIYCGIEPPSDPENWEQDPDVLDTWFSSWLWPFATMGWPNKTDDLKAFYPTTDLVTGPDIIFFWVARMIMAGYEWMGEMPFKNVYFTGIIRDKQGRKMSKSLGNSPDPLDLIANYSADALRFGIMRSAPLGQDICFDEKNVELGRNFCTKLWNASRFRQMQGGTTETEISAELLSSDDKWILLRLNTAIAEVTTALEEYRFSDATATLYRFFWSEYCDWYVEASKAVLQGTDEKRKANTLAVIDFVLGNTLRLFHPFLPFITEELWHGMGFNEDLPENQGGKSIMFAPWPKPLNADELAYFGILPEDEKAANEKYEAVNLGRGLKSSFNITKKVRFVLKPSQELPEHEIEVLRILLNAEPLDVDAAYAAPKGTPSALTPLGTIYLPLDGLIDVEAERARITKELDKANTELQKVCAKLADENFTAKVPQKVLDEHQQRKADWKEKKAKLEEMMSALG; from the coding sequence ATGCCTGAACTGCCCAAGACCTACACGCCGAGCGAAGCCGAAGAACGCTGGTACCAGCGCTGGCTGGACGACAAGTGCTTTGAAGCCAACCCGGCCCGCGTCAGCGAAAAACGTCCAGCGTATTCCATCGTCATTCCGCCACCGAACGTTACGGGCGTGCTGCACATGGGCCATGTGCTCAACAACACCATTCAGGACATCCTCTGCCGCCATGCCCGCATGATGGGGAAGGAAGTGCTGTGGCTGCCCGGCACCGACCACGCCGGCCTTGCCACCCAGAACGTGGTGGAAAAGACGCTCAAGAAGCAGGGCGTGATCAAGCATCGCGACGACCTCGGCCGTGAAAAGCTGATCGAAAAAATCTGGGAGTGGAAGGACAAGCAAGGTGACATCATCATCCAGCAGCTCAAAAAACTGGGCGCTTCCTGCGACTGGAGCCGCCAGCGTTTCACCTTCGACGAAGACTACAACCGCTGCGTGATGCAGGTGTTTGTGGACCTTTACAAAAAAGGCCTCATCTACCGTGGCAAGCGCATGGTGAACTGGTGCCCCTCCTCCCTCACCGCGCTGAGCGATGAGGAGGTGGAGATGAAGCAGCAGAACGGTTTTATGTATCATTTCAAGGTGCAGGTGGTGGAGGAGCCGGACACCTGGCTGACCATCGCCACCACGCGCCCCGAGACCATCCCAGGCGACACCGCCGTGGCCGTGAACCCGAATGACGAGCGCTACAAGCACCTCATCGGTAAACACATCCGCCGCCCCCTGCCGCTGGAAAACCAGGCGCCAATCCCGATCGTGGGCGATGAGCATGTGGATTTCGAATTCGGCACCGGCGTGCTGAAGGTGACCCCGGCGCATGACAAGGCCGACTTTGAAATCGGCCAGCGTCACGGTCTGGAGATCATTGACATCCTGCATCCGAATGCCGTGCTCAATGACCTGGCAGGCAAAGACCTCGCCGGGCTGGAGCGCTTCGAAGGTCGCAAGAAAGCGGTTGAGCTGCTGAAGGAAATGGAAGCTCTCATCAAGGAGGAGCCGCATCAGAACAACGTTGGTTATTCCGAGCGCGCCGGTGTGCCCATCGAGCCGCGCCTCAGCGAGCAGTGGTTCCTGAAGTATCCGAGCGTGAAGGAATCTCAGGACGTGGTGGCCAAGGGCGAGATGAAGTTTTACCCCGATCGCTGGGCCAAGGTGTACGACCATTGGATGGGCGGCCTCCAGGACTGGTGCATCAGCCGCCAGGTGTGGTGGGGGCACCGTGTGCCGGTGTGGTACAGAAAGAATGACGAATCCCGAATGACGAATGACGAAAAGTCAGATTCATCATTCGTCATTCCTCATTCGTCATTGTCTGATGCCGACATTTATTGCGGCATCGAGCCACCTTCCGATCCCGAAAATTGGGAGCAGGACCCCGACGTTCTCGACACCTGGTTCAGCTCCTGGCTGTGGCCGTTTGCCACCATGGGCTGGCCTAACAAGACGGATGATCTGAAGGCTTTCTACCCGACCACGGATCTGGTGACCGGGCCAGACATCATTTTCTTCTGGGTGGCCCGCATGATCATGGCGGGATATGAGTGGATGGGTGAGATGCCGTTTAAGAACGTGTACTTCACCGGCATCATCCGCGACAAGCAGGGCCGCAAGATGTCGAAATCCCTCGGCAACTCGCCGGATCCGCTGGACCTCATTGCCAACTACAGTGCAGACGCTCTCCGCTTCGGCATCATGCGTAGCGCGCCGCTGGGCCAGGACATCTGCTTTGACGAGAAGAACGTGGAGCTGGGCCGCAACTTCTGCACGAAGCTGTGGAACGCCTCCCGCTTCCGCCAGATGCAAGGCGGCACGACGGAAACGGAGATCAGCGCCGAGCTGCTCAGCAGCGACGACAAGTGGATCCTGCTGCGCCTCAATACCGCCATCGCGGAAGTCACCACCGCTCTGGAAGAATACCGTTTCAGCGATGCCACCGCCACGCTCTACCGCTTCTTCTGGAGCGAGTACTGCGACTGGTATGTGGAGGCCTCCAAGGCGGTGCTTCAGGGCACGGACGAGAAGCGCAAGGCCAATACCCTGGCCGTGATTGACTTCGTTCTCGGCAATACCCTGCGCCTGTTTCACCCCTTCCTGCCTTTCATCACGGAGGAGCTGTGGCACGGCATGGGCTTCAATGAAGACCTGCCAGAAAACCAGGGTGGCAAGAGCATCATGTTCGCCCCCTGGCCGAAGCCTCTGAACGCGGATGAACTCGCCTACTTTGGCATCCTGCCGGAAGATGAAAAAGCGGCTAACGAAAAGTATGAGGCCGTGAACCTGGGCCGTGGTCTGAAGAGCAGCTTCAACATCACCAAGAAGGTTCGCTTCGTCCTCAAACCCAGCCAAGAACTGCCTGAGCATGAGATCGAAGTGTTGCGCATCCTGCTGAATGCCGAACCCCTGGATGTGGATGCCGCCTACGCCGCGCCGAAAGGCACTCCGAGCGCCCTCACCCCGCTAGGCACCATTTACCTGCCACTGGATGGCCTCATTGACGTGGAAGCCGAGCGCGCCCGCATCACCAAGGAACTCGACAAAGCGAACACGGAACTTCAAAAAGTCTGCGCCAAGCTGGCCGATGAAAACTTCACCGCCAAGGTCCCGCAAAAGGTGCTGGATGAGCACCAGCAGCGCAAAGCCGACTGGAAGGAGAAGAAAGCCAAGCTGGAAGAGATGATGAGTGCGCTGGGGTGA
- a CDS encoding folylpolyglutamate synthase/dihydrofolate synthase family protein — protein sequence MASPALDWLYSTQLYGIKLGLENVHKLLEAMSLPQAGMKFIHVAGTNGKGSTCAFMHAILKESGINAGLFTSPHLIRFNERIRDTEREISDEELEAGLDKIRRLVADWDPHPTFFEIALALALDWFRMRGNEWVVLETGLGGRLDATNAITPEVSVLTRIGMDHREQLGDTLAKIAGEKAGIIKPGVPVVSASQDEPALKVIERTAKSLKSPFTLVDGPLTNVKLGLMGPHQAWNAAVALEALREAGIRVPAVVLEAALQKVHWAGRFHQLEEGRVIVDGAHNGDAALALAWTWKTEFPGKKATIIFGGSTGKDLVEVMWPLAEIAERWVLTPFASPRSVPVETLSEALAEALADSDGEVESMEARNLDDAYEVARQFPERVLVTGSLFLVGEFLSKVSASGGYQASVQ from the coding sequence ATGGCATCTCCCGCACTCGACTGGCTCTACAGCACGCAACTTTACGGCATCAAACTCGGTCTCGAGAATGTCCATAAACTGCTGGAAGCCATGTCGCTGCCGCAGGCGGGCATGAAGTTCATCCATGTGGCGGGCACGAATGGCAAAGGGAGCACCTGTGCTTTCATGCATGCGATTTTGAAGGAGTCCGGCATCAATGCAGGGCTGTTCACCTCGCCGCACCTGATCCGGTTCAATGAACGCATCCGCGATACGGAGAGGGAGATCAGTGACGAGGAGCTGGAGGCCGGGCTGGACAAGATCCGCCGCCTGGTGGCGGACTGGGATCCGCACCCGACGTTCTTCGAGATTGCCCTGGCGCTAGCGCTGGATTGGTTCCGCATGCGGGGCAATGAATGGGTGGTTTTGGAGACGGGCCTTGGCGGCCGCCTGGATGCCACGAATGCCATCACGCCAGAGGTGAGCGTGCTCACCCGCATCGGCATGGACCACCGCGAGCAGCTCGGGGATACTTTGGCGAAGATCGCTGGCGAAAAAGCGGGCATCATCAAGCCGGGCGTGCCGGTGGTTTCTGCATCGCAGGATGAGCCAGCCCTGAAGGTGATCGAGCGGACGGCCAAGTCGCTGAAGTCCCCTTTCACGCTGGTGGACGGACCTTTGACAAACGTGAAGTTAGGCCTCATGGGGCCGCACCAGGCCTGGAATGCTGCGGTGGCGCTGGAGGCCCTGCGCGAGGCCGGCATCCGGGTGCCTGCGGTGGTGCTGGAGGCAGCACTGCAAAAGGTGCATTGGGCCGGGCGTTTTCATCAACTGGAAGAGGGCCGTGTCATCGTGGACGGGGCGCACAATGGCGATGCCGCCCTGGCCCTGGCCTGGACCTGGAAGACGGAATTCCCCGGCAAAAAGGCCACGATCATCTTTGGCGGCTCCACGGGCAAAGACCTGGTGGAAGTGATGTGGCCGCTGGCAGAGATCGCCGAGCGCTGGGTGCTCACGCCTTTTGCCTCGCCCCGTTCGGTGCCGGTGGAAACCCTGTCCGAGGCCCTGGCGGAAGCCCTGGCCGACAGCGATGGTGAGGTGGAATCCATGGAGGCGCGGAATCTCGACGATGCCTATGAAGTCGCCCGCCAGTTCCCGGAGCGCGTGCTGGTCACCGGCTCGCTTTTCCTGGTGGGCGAGTTTCTCAGCAAAGTGAGTGCTTCAGGCGGATATCAGGCGAGCGTGCAGTGA